A stretch of the Malus domestica chromosome 08, GDT2T_hap1 genome encodes the following:
- the LOC103448104 gene encoding uncharacterized protein — protein MAYVERGVVKSKRSIWRLKTITDFFWAIVNLIGVFFATMFSMEKSDAYKKGSASGKKWDGGGPGGPGGPYGGRPRGPPRGLDNVRGIDHSAVPACGSCCG, from the exons ATGGCGTACGTCGAGCGAG GTGTTGTGAAATCCAAGCGATCCATTTGGCGACTCAAGACGATAACTGATTTCTTCTGGGCCATTGTCAACTTGATAGGCGTGTTTTTTGCTACAATGTTCTCG ATGGAAAAGTCTGATGCTTACAAAAAAGGATCTGCTTCTGGAAAGAAATGGGATGGTGGTGGCCCCGGAGGCCCTGGAGGGCCATATGGTGGCCGTCCACGCGGGCCACCTCGCGGACTAGACAATGTCCGTGGAATTGACCATA GTGCTGTGCCCGCCTGTGGTTCCTGCTGTGGTTAA